From the genome of Burkholderia pyrrocinia:
GCCAGTCGCGAATGGAATGACCGGGCGCCCGAAGGGCGGCCGGAGTCAGAACAAGAAAAGGGTGGGGCGCCGCGCCATTGCGGTTGCCTCGCCCTTTTTTGTCAGCACTCGCCGGGCCGCCCCAAGAGTGCTGACCGCCCCCTTGGGGGGCAGCGAACATAGTGAGCGTGGGGGCTGTTTCCCCTTAGTCGGAGTTTGAATGAGCGTTACCACGTCGGGGTTGCAGTCGAAGTCGGGTCAGGGTGCGCCGAAGCGCGCGGTCGAGCTGCTGAGCTCGATGCGCTTCGCGATTGCGCTGCTGGTGGTGCTGTCGATCGCGAGCATCATCGGCACGGTCCTGACCCAGGACGATCCGTATCCGAACTACGTGAACCAGTTCGGGCCGTTCTGGGCGGACATCTTCCGCTCGCTCGGCCTGTACAACGTGTACAGCGCGTGGTGGTTCATGCTGATCCTGATCTTCCTCGTCGTGTCGGTCTCGCTGTGCGTGATCCGCAACGCGCCGAAGATGCTCGCCGATGCGAAGAGCTGGAAGGACAAGGTCCGCGAAGGCAGCCTGCGCGCGTTCCACCACAAGGCCGAATACTCGGCTTCCGGCACGCGCGCGACCGTTGCGGCGACGCTCGCCACGTTCGTCACCAAGGCCGGCTACAAGCACGTCGTGCGTGAAACCGACGGCGCGACGCTGATCTCCGCGAAGCGCGGTGCGATGACCAAGTGGGGTTACATCTCCGCCCACCTCGCGATCGTCGTGATCTGTATCGGCGGCCTGCTCGACAGCAACCTGCCGATCAAATTCCAGATGTGGATGTTCGGCAAGAGCCCGGTCAACACGAGCGCGACGATCAGCGAGATCTCGCCCGACCATCGCCTGTCCGCGTCGAACCCGACCTTCCGCGGCTATGCGTGGGTGCCCGAGGGCCAGTTCGTGTCGACCGCGATCCTGAACCAGCCGAGCGGCTCGCTGATCCAGGACCTGCCGTTCTCGATCCAGCTCAACAAGTTCATCGTCGACTACTACACGACGGGCATGCCGAAGCTGTTCGCGAGCGATATCGTCGTGATCGATCGCGAGACCGGCCAGAAGATCCCGGCGCGCGTCGAGGTCAACAAGCCGTTCACGTACAAGGGCGTGTCGATCTACCAGTCGAGCTTCCAGGACGGCGGCTCGCAGATGCAGATGACGGCTTACCCGATGACGGGCGGCAACGCGAAGGCCTTCGCCGTGCAGGGCACGATCGGCAGTTCGGCGCCGCTGCAGATGCCGGGCGCCGACGGCGACACGATCGAGTTCGCCGATTTCCGCGCGATCAACGTCGAGAACATGGCCGACGCGAACGGCAAGCTGGACGTGCGCGGCGTCGCGAAGACGGCGTCGCTCAAAGAAGCGTTCGACGAACGGCTCGGCTCCGGCGCGAAGACGTCGAAGCCGATGCAGCTCCACAACATCGGCCCGTCCGTGCAGTACAAGATCCGCGGCAAGGACGGCCAGGCGCGCGAATTCAACAACTACATGCTGCCCGTCGACATGAACGGCGAGCGCGTGTTCCTCGCCGGCGTGCGCGCGAGCCCGAACGATCCGTTCCGCTACATGCGGATTCCGGCCGACAGCCAGGATTCGATCGGCGAATGGATGCACCTGCGCGCCGCGCTCGAGGATCCGGCCGTGCGCACCGAAGCCGCTGCGCGCTTCGCGCAGCGTTCGCTGCCGGGCGCCGACGCATCGCTGCGCGCCCGCCTGCAGGACAGCGCATCCAAGGTGCTGACCCTGTTTGCTGCGAGCGACGACAGTGGCGGCCGCGGCGCGGACGGCCAACCGATCGGCGGCTTCCAGGCCGTGGCGACGTTCATCGACCGCTCGGTGCCGAAGGCCGAGCAGGAGAAGGCTGCGAGCCTGCTGCTGCGGATGCTCGAGGGCTCGATGTGGGAGGTCTGGCAGATCTCGCGCGAGCGCGCCGGCCAGCCGGCCGCCCAGCAGGGCACCGACACGATCCGCTTCGTGCAGAACGCGATCAATGCGCTATCCGACAGCTTTCTGTATGGATCGCCCGTCTATCTGCAGCTTGACTCATTCAAGCAGGTGCAAGCTTCGGTATTTCAGTTGACGCGCGCACCTGGCAAGAATCTGGTGTATCTTGGCAGCCTGCTGCTGGTCGCCGGCATCTTCTCGATGTTCTACGTGCGCGAACGGCGCCTCTGGTTCTGGCTCAAGGATGCCGGTTCGGGTGTCGACGTGGTGATGGCGATGTCCACGGCCCGCAAGACCTTCGATTTCGAGAAAGAATTCGTGCAGACGCGCGACGCGGCCGGCGCCGCCTTGCGCGCCGCACCTCGCGACGCCGCGCCCGCCGGTGCGGCATCGACGGTCCGCCCGCCTGCCGGCGGCGGTTCCGATTCCGAGAATTCCACCCGGTAACATCATGGATCTCACGCAAGTTTCCTCTTCCCCCCGGGCGTCGGCCCAGGCCCCGGTTTCGGCGCCGCTGTTCGACGATCGTCCGTTCCTCGCGCGCCTGTCGCTGATCGACTGGCTGTTCGCACTGGCGCTCGTGGTGGGCGCGGGCTACGCGCTCGTGCACTACAACGCGCACATGGATTACTACGACAAGGCGGTGATGATCGGCACCGTGCCGGCGCTCATCGCGCTCGGCTGGCGCTGGAAGCCGGCGCGGCTGATGATGGCGTCGATCGCCGTGCTGTCGCTGCTGTCGATCCAGATCTACCAGGGCGATCTCGCGCGCGCCGATGCGGCGTTCTTCCTCAAGTACTTCCTGTCGAGCCAGTCGGCGATCCTGTGGATGAGCGCGCTGTTCGTGCTCGCGACGGTCTTCTACTGGATCGGCTTGCTCGCGCGCTCGGAAACCGGCGCCGCGATCGGCCAGAAGCTCACGTGGGTCGCCGTGCTGATGGGCTTCACGGGGCTGATGGTGCGCTGGTACGAGTCCTACCTGATCGGCGCCGACGTCGGGCATATCCCCGTATCGAACCTCTACGAGGTGTTCGTCCTGTTCAGCCTGATCACCGCGCTGCTCTATCTGTATTACGAGGGCCATTACGGCACGCGCTCGCTCGGCGCGTTCGTTCTGCTGGTCATCAGCGCGGCGGTCGGCTTCCTGATGTGGTACTCGGTCGCGCGCGATGCGCAGCAGATCCAGCCGCTCGTGCCTGCGCTGCAGAGCTGGTGGATGAAGATCCACGTGCCGGCGAACTTCATCGGCTACGGCAGCTTCGCGCTGTCGGCGATGGTGTCGCTCGCGTACCTGATGAAGGAGCGCGGCGTGCTCGCCGATCGCCTGCCGACGCTGGAGGTGCTCGACGACGTGATGTACAAGTCGATCGCGGTCGGTTTCGCGTTCTTCACGATCGCGACGATCCTCGGCGCGCTGTGGGCGGCCGAGGCATGGGGCGGCTACTGGAGCTGGGATCCGAAGGAAACCTGGGCGCTGATCGTGTGGCTGAACTACGCGGCGTGGCTGCACATGCGGCTGATGAAGGGCCTGCGCGGCGCGGTTGCGGCCTGGTGGGCACTCACGGGCCTGCTCGTGACGACGTTCGCGTTCCTCGGCGTCAACATGTTCCTGTCCGGGCTGCACAGCTACGGCAAGCTGTAAGATTTCGGCCGCTCGTCCGACTATAAGACCGCCGGCGCACTGCGTGCCCGGCGGTTTTCTTTTGTAACGGGCGGGCGATCCGGGCGTCGAACGGCGCATGGCGGGTCGGGTCGAACGCTCATGAAGCGTGCGCGCGGCGCATGCAGGAGGACCAGCACGATGTGGATCAAACGCCCTTTGCGGAACGTACTGACCGGCGGTGATATCGCGCACAGCGAGATCACGCCGCGCGCGGTGTTCGAGAACCGGCGGCGCGTCTTGCAGGCGGCCGGCCTCGCGGCGGCGGGCGGGCTGCTCGGCGGCAGCGGCGCGGCATTTGCCGCATATGCGTCGCCCGATGCGCGGGCGGCGAAGCTCGCGGCGAGAACGAACCCGAAGTTCGTCGCGGCCGACAAGGTGACGCCGTTCAAGGACATCACGTCCTACAACAACTTCTACGAATTCGGCACCGACAAGAGCGACCCGGCGCAGAACGCCGGCACGCTGCGGCCGCGCCCGTGGCGCGTGAGCGTCGAGGGTGAGGTGCAGCACCCGAAGGTGTTCGATCTCGACGAACTGCTGAAGCTCGCACCGCTCGAGGAGCGCGTGTACCGGCTGCGCTGCGTCGAAGGGTGGTCGATGGTGATCCCGTGGATCGGCGTGCCGCTGTCCGAGCTGATCAAGCGCGTGCAGCCGACTGGCAACGCAAAATACGTGCAGTTCATCACGCTGGCCGATCCGTCGCAGATGCCGGGCCTCTCGACGCCCGTGCTCGACTGGCCATACTCGGAAGGGTTGCGGATGGACGAGGCGATGAATCCGCTGACGCTGCTGGCGATGGGCGTCTACGGGCAGGTGCTGCCGAACCAGAACGGCGCGCCGGTGCGCATCGTCGTGCCGTGGAAGTACGGCTTCAAGAGCGCGAAGTCGCTCGTGAAGATCCGCTTCGTCGACAAGCAGCCGAAGACGAGCTGGAACACGTACGCATCGAACGAATACGGCTTTTATTCGAACGTGAACCCGAACGTCGATCATCCGCGCTGGAGCCAGGCGACCGAGCGGCGCATCGGCGAGGACGGCTTCTTCACGCCGAAGCGCAAGACGCTGATGTTCAACGGCTACGGCGATCTGGTCGCGTCGATGTACCAGGGCATGGACCTGAAAAAGAACTTCTGAGCGCGACGGTGAGAAACGATATGCCTCCTTCGACGCTCACGCCCGCGCGCGCAGACGGCGCCGGGTCGACCGCACGCGCGACCCGCACCGGTGCTGTCCGTACCGGCGCGCCGCGCTGGCTCGTGCCGGCCAAGGTGCTGGTTTTTGCGGCCGGCCTCTATCCGCTTGCGCGTCTCGTGCTGTTCGGGCTGACCGATCGGCTCGGCGCGAACCCGATCGAATTCATCACGCGTTCGACCGGCCTGTGGACGCTCGTGCTGCTATGCATCACGCTTGCCGTCACGCCGCTCCGGCGCATGACGGGCTTCGCGCAGCTGCTGCGCTTTCGCCGGATGATCGGGCTGTTCGCGTTCTTTTACGCGACGCTGCACTTCACGACCTACCTGTGGTTCGACAAGTGGTTCGACGTCGTCGCGATCCTGAAGGACGTCGGCAAGCGCCCGTTCATCACGGTCGGCTTTGCCGCGTTCGTGCTGCTGATCCCGCTCGCCGCGACGTCGCCGCGCGCGATGGTGCGCCGGCTCGGCCGCCACTGGGCGACGCTGCACAGCACGATCTACGCGATCGCGCTGTTCGGCGTGCTGCACTTCTGGTGGATGAGGGCCGGCAAGCACAATCTCGCGCAGCCGAAGCTTTACGCGGCGATCGTCGCCGCGCTGCTCGGCTGGCGGCTGGTCGCATGGGGATGGCGGCGCGTGCGCGCGTAATGGCCGGGCCTGAAAAGACAAAAGGCGATGACCGGGAAGTCATCGCCTCGTTTCGCGAGCCGCGCGGGTGGCGGCGCGTCGTTACTGCGCGACGGCCGGGCCCGACGCCGGTGCGGGCATTTTCGATGCGTCGCTCGACAGCTCGGGCGACAGCGTGAGCGGCGTGCCGGACGAATCGGGCACACTGTCGGATGACGCGTTTTCATCGGTCGGCTTCACGTCCGACGGCGGCGTGTCCTGTTGCTGGATCGGCTTGGGCAGCGGAGGCACGGTGGGCAGATAGAGCGCGCCGCTTTGACCGCAGCCGGCAAGAATCGCCAAAGCCGCTACAATCGCGCTCATCCGGAAAACGACTCGCATGATCGTCCCTGAACAATTGAACCGATAGAGTTTAGCATGTCCGATACCGAATACCTGACCCGTGCCGAGGCCGTGCTGACGGCCGTCGAGCGTACCGTCGACACCGCCAACGACGGTGACCACGACATCGATCTGGAGCGCAACGGCAGCGTCCTGACGCTGACGTTCGAGAACGGCTCGAAGATCATCGTCAACCTGCAGCCGCCGATGAAGGAAGTGTGGATCGCCGCGAAGGCGGGCGGATTCCACTACCGTTTCGTCGACGGCGAATGGCGCGATACGCGCACCGGCACCGAGTTCTACGCGGCACTCACCGAATACGCGACGCAGCAGGCCGGCCTGCCGATCACGTTCAGCGCGTGACGGCCGGGGCGCCGGGCCCCGAACGTCGAACCAAAAGAAAAGCGCCCCGCGGGGCGCTTTTTTCATGTCCGGGGCCGCGTGTCAGTGGCCGCGGAACAGGTTCATGATGTCCTGCTTTTCCTGCTCGTCGACATGGGGCACCGCCTCGTCGACGTTCTGCGCGGCCGGTGCCTGCGGCACGCCGACCGTCGACACGAAGCCGTGACCCGGCGTGAACTCGGTGAAGTACAGTTCGCTGCCGAGAGACTCGACGCCGTCCGGCACCGTCGGCTTGAACTCCGGCACGCCCTTCAGCGCGGCGCCCATGTAGTCGATCCAGACGGGCAGCGACAGGCCGCCACCGGTTTCGCGATCGCCGAGGCTGCGCGGATTGTCGTAGCCGATCCACGCGATCGCGGCGAGCGTGTGCTGGTAGCCGGCGAACCACGCGTCGTGCGAATCGTTCGTCGTGCCGGTCTTGCCCGCGAGGTCGGTGCGCTTCAGGATGTTGGTCCGGGCGCCCGTGCCGCGCTGCGCGACGCTCTGCAGCAGGCTGTTCATCACGTATGCGTTGCGCGCGTCGATCGCACGCGGCGCGTTCTGCTCGGCGACGAGCGGCTGCGCGCGCGCGACGATCGCGCCGTTCGGATCGGTGACTTCAGCGATCAGGTACGGATTGACGCGGTAGCCGCCGTTCGCGAAGACCGAGTACGCGCCGGCCATCTGC
Proteins encoded in this window:
- a CDS encoding cytochrome c biogenesis protein ResB gives rise to the protein MSVTTSGLQSKSGQGAPKRAVELLSSMRFAIALLVVLSIASIIGTVLTQDDPYPNYVNQFGPFWADIFRSLGLYNVYSAWWFMLILIFLVVSVSLCVIRNAPKMLADAKSWKDKVREGSLRAFHHKAEYSASGTRATVAATLATFVTKAGYKHVVRETDGATLISAKRGAMTKWGYISAHLAIVVICIGGLLDSNLPIKFQMWMFGKSPVNTSATISEISPDHRLSASNPTFRGYAWVPEGQFVSTAILNQPSGSLIQDLPFSIQLNKFIVDYYTTGMPKLFASDIVVIDRETGQKIPARVEVNKPFTYKGVSIYQSSFQDGGSQMQMTAYPMTGGNAKAFAVQGTIGSSAPLQMPGADGDTIEFADFRAINVENMADANGKLDVRGVAKTASLKEAFDERLGSGAKTSKPMQLHNIGPSVQYKIRGKDGQAREFNNYMLPVDMNGERVFLAGVRASPNDPFRYMRIPADSQDSIGEWMHLRAALEDPAVRTEAAARFAQRSLPGADASLRARLQDSASKVLTLFAASDDSGGRGADGQPIGGFQAVATFIDRSVPKAEQEKAASLLLRMLEGSMWEVWQISRERAGQPAAQQGTDTIRFVQNAINALSDSFLYGSPVYLQLDSFKQVQASVFQLTRAPGKNLVYLGSLLLVAGIFSMFYVRERRLWFWLKDAGSGVDVVMAMSTARKTFDFEKEFVQTRDAAGAALRAAPRDAAPAGAASTVRPPAGGGSDSENSTR
- the ccsB gene encoding c-type cytochrome biogenesis protein CcsB, coding for MDLTQVSSSPRASAQAPVSAPLFDDRPFLARLSLIDWLFALALVVGAGYALVHYNAHMDYYDKAVMIGTVPALIALGWRWKPARLMMASIAVLSLLSIQIYQGDLARADAAFFLKYFLSSQSAILWMSALFVLATVFYWIGLLARSETGAAIGQKLTWVAVLMGFTGLMVRWYESYLIGADVGHIPVSNLYEVFVLFSLITALLYLYYEGHYGTRSLGAFVLLVISAAVGFLMWYSVARDAQQIQPLVPALQSWWMKIHVPANFIGYGSFALSAMVSLAYLMKERGVLADRLPTLEVLDDVMYKSIAVGFAFFTIATILGALWAAEAWGGYWSWDPKETWALIVWLNYAAWLHMRLMKGLRGAVAAWWALTGLLVTTFAFLGVNMFLSGLHSYGKL
- the msrP gene encoding protein-methionine-sulfoxide reductase catalytic subunit MsrP; its protein translation is MWIKRPLRNVLTGGDIAHSEITPRAVFENRRRVLQAAGLAAAGGLLGGSGAAFAAYASPDARAAKLAARTNPKFVAADKVTPFKDITSYNNFYEFGTDKSDPAQNAGTLRPRPWRVSVEGEVQHPKVFDLDELLKLAPLEERVYRLRCVEGWSMVIPWIGVPLSELIKRVQPTGNAKYVQFITLADPSQMPGLSTPVLDWPYSEGLRMDEAMNPLTLLAMGVYGQVLPNQNGAPVRIVVPWKYGFKSAKSLVKIRFVDKQPKTSWNTYASNEYGFYSNVNPNVDHPRWSQATERRIGEDGFFTPKRKTLMFNGYGDLVASMYQGMDLKKNF
- the msrQ gene encoding protein-methionine-sulfoxide reductase heme-binding subunit MsrQ, which codes for MPPSTLTPARADGAGSTARATRTGAVRTGAPRWLVPAKVLVFAAGLYPLARLVLFGLTDRLGANPIEFITRSTGLWTLVLLCITLAVTPLRRMTGFAQLLRFRRMIGLFAFFYATLHFTTYLWFDKWFDVVAILKDVGKRPFITVGFAAFVLLIPLAATSPRAMVRRLGRHWATLHSTIYAIALFGVLHFWWMRAGKHNLAQPKLYAAIVAALLGWRLVAWGWRRVRA
- the lptM gene encoding LPS translocon maturation chaperone LptM, with translation MRVVFRMSAIVAALAILAGCGQSGALYLPTVPPLPKPIQQQDTPPSDVKPTDENASSDSVPDSSGTPLTLSPELSSDASKMPAPASGPAVAQ
- the cyaY gene encoding iron donor protein CyaY; translation: MSDTEYLTRAEAVLTAVERTVDTANDGDHDIDLERNGSVLTLTFENGSKIIVNLQPPMKEVWIAAKAGGFHYRFVDGEWRDTRTGTEFYAALTEYATQQAGLPITFSA